TCAAGGAAATCAAGCAATGACAAGGTATCAAGTGGCAGTGGCAATTTATAGAACTATGAACTATTTGCAGGAAAAAATAGATAAAGCTGTTTCAAATACTTCAAATATTAGTAGTTTAAGAGAGCAGATATTAACACTTTCGGATATTGTAAGTACGGCAATGAATAAAATTGAAGATCTAGCAACGATTAAAGATACTGTACAAGTTCTTTCATCGGATTTAAGTGAGTTAAAAACTTCAATAGTAAATACAAAGAATGATGTAAAAAGTCTTTCGATAGATTTATCATCGATTAAAAATTCAGTTGCCGATAATTCAAGAAAATTAGAAGATTTAGAAGCGGCATTGTCAGGTAACAATTTAAAAACAATATTAGACAGCAAAGTTAGTTTTAACGAATATAATGCATTTAAGGATAGTATAAACTCTCAATTTAGCAATTTTCAAGCAACAATGGAAAATAAAATTTCAGGACTCGAGGGAGAAATATCAGTTATAAAAACAGACCTTGAAACATTGAAAGAAAAAATAGCAGTGATAGATAGTATAAATGATAAAGTCACAGGTTTAGAAGAATATATTAATGCAAAAACTAAAGCATGGGATACTAGAATATCTGCATTATCTGGTGATATTACACAATTAAAAGTAGATTTCCAAACTTATACTTCACAAAATGACGTAAAAATTAGCCAATTCGAAAAACAAATTAATTCATTAAATGAAAAGGTAAATAGTATGGAGCAAACAGTTGCAAAGATTGAAACAATTGAAAGTGATTTTAATCAATTTAAAGATGACACAAACAATTCAGTAGAAAAATTAACACAAAGAGTTGAAAATTTAGAAAATTCTTCGAATTCTACATTAAGCACTTTTTCAATGATTCTTTCTGTAATTTCTGTCGCAGTTTCAGGAGTGGCAATTTATTTAATTTTAAGTAAGTAAATAAAGTTTAGATTTTAAAAGATGAAAACTCCACCCATTAAAGTTTAGGGGTGGAGTTTTTAATTTAATAAATGAATTATTATCAGAAAAATATCAAAGAAATAATACCATAAAAAGTTTAATTTATGCTATGTTAAATAAATTTTATTTAACTTTATTTAGAAGAAGCTGTTGATCATATAAAAACAAAAACCCCCTGAATAAATTAATACTAATCAGGGAGTATAAATGCAATAATCAAATTGTATAAA
This DNA window, taken from Thermosipho africanus Ob7, encodes the following:
- a CDS encoding S-layer homology domain-containing protein, with the protein product MKKVLIVITLLLSFLTFASFKDVPVNHWAYDAVNELSKLGIISGMPDGTFQGNQAMTRYQVAVAIYRTMNYLQEKIDKAVSNTSNISSLREQILTLSDIVSTAMNKIEDLATIKDTVQVLSSDLSELKTSIVNTKNDVKSLSIDLSSIKNSVADNSRKLEDLEAALSGNNLKTILDSKVSFNEYNAFKDSINSQFSNFQATMENKISGLEGEISVIKTDLETLKEKIAVIDSINDKVTGLEEYINAKTKAWDTRISALSGDITQLKVDFQTYTSQNDVKISQFEKQINSLNEKVNSMEQTVAKIETIESDFNQFKDDTNNSVEKLTQRVENLENSSNSTLSTFSMILSVISVAVSGVAIYLILSK